CCGCCCTGGTGTGGCTGCCGGCGCTCGCCACTGTGCTGCTCTCCACCACCGACTGGGACGGCATCGGGCCGTTGTCCGACATCGACTTCGTCGGCGGCCGCAACTACCACGACGTGGTGACCATCTACCCGCCGTTCGTCCCGGCCGTGCAGCACAACCTGCTGTGGCTGGCGGTGCTGTTCCTGGTGGCTACGCCGTTCGGCATGTTCCTCGCCGTGCTGCTCGACAAGGAGCTGCGCGGCAGCCGCTTCTACCAGACCGCCCTCTACCTGCCGGTGGTGCTGTCGCTGGCGCTGATCGGCTTCGTCTGGCAGCTCATCTACTCCCGCGACCAGGGCCTGCTCAACGCGCTGCTCGGCGGCGACACCGACTGGTACGGCGACCCGGGCGTCAACATCTGGGCGGTCATGGTCGCCTCCGGGTGGCGACACGTCGGCTACATCATGCTGCTCTACCTGGCCGGGTTGAAGGGCGTCGACCCGTCGCTGCGGGAGGCCGCCGCCGTCGACGGCGCCTCGGAGGCGAAGAGCTTCTTCCGGGTCGTCCTCCCGGTCATGCGCCCCATCAACATCATCGTGCTGGTCGTGACGGTGATCGAGTCGCTGCGGGCGTTCGACCTCGTCTGGGTGGTCAACAAGGGCCGCAACGGCCTGGAACTGCTCTCCGCGCTGGTCACCCAGAACGTGGTCGGTGAGGCCAGTCGGATCGGCTTCGGCTCCGCGTTGGCGACCATCATGCTCGTCGTCTCGCTGGTCTTCATCACCATCTACCTCGCGACCGTCATGCGGGAGGACCGATGAGCACCGCGACGCTGACGCGCCCCGCCGCGACCGAGGAGGTGCCGCCACGCCGGCGCCGGCTCACCCCGCGGCGGGTCGTGCTGCACGTCTTCCTCACCGCCGTCGCCGTGGGCTGGCTCTTCCCGATCGGCTGGGCGGTGCTCACGTCGCTGCGGTCGTACGAGTACACCGCCACCAACGGCTACGTCTCGTTCGGCGGCTGGACCCTCGACAACTACGTCACCGCCTGGCGGACCGCCGAGTTCGGCCAGCACTTCCTCAACTCCGTCTACATCACCGTCCCGGCGGTGCTGCTGACGCTCTTCCTCGCCTCCTGCGTGGCGTTCGTCATCGCGCGGTTCAGCTGGAAGCTCAACCTGGTGCTGCTCGGCCTGTTCACCGCGGCCAACCTGCTGCCCCAGCAGGCCCTGCTCATCCCCCTGTTCCGGCTCTTCACCGAGGTGCCGTTGCCGGAGTTCATGAGCGACTCGGAGCTGCTCTACGACAGCTACTGGGGGCTGATCCTGGTCAACGTCGCCTTCCAGTGCGGGTTCTGCGTCTTCGTGCTGAGCAACTACATGAAGGCGCTGCCCCGCGACCTGTACGAGGCGGCGATGGTGGACGGGGCAAGCGTCTGGCGGCAGTACTGGCAGGTCACCATGCCGCTGTGCCGGCCGGCCCTGGCCGCGCTGGCCACCCTGGAGGTCACCTGGATCTACAACGAGTTCTTCTGGGCGACCGTGCTCATGCGCACCGGCGACAAGTTCCCCGTCACCAGCTCGCTCAACAACCTGCGCGGCGAGTTCTTCACCGACAACAACCTGGTCTCGGCCGGCAGCGTGCTGGTCGCGATCCCGACGTTGGTGATCTTCTTCCTGCTCCAACGGCACTTCGTTCGGGGCCTGACCCTGGGAGCCAGCAAGGGATGACCGTTCTGCACCTGCGCCGCGCGCGGACCAGCCTGGTGCTCGACGCGCGCGGCCCCGGGCTGCCCCGGGTGGTCCACTGGGGCGGCGACGTCGGCGACCTCGACGATGACGCCCTGCTCCAGCTCACCGAGGCCACCGTCGCACCGGTGGTGCCCAGCAGCTTCGACGGCCCCAGCACCCTCTCGCTGCTGCCCGAGGCCGCTGCCGGCTGGAGCGGCCGACCGGTGCTCGCCGGGCACCGCGGGCGCGCCGACTGGGCGACCGCGTTCCGCCTCGACGACCTCGACGTCGACGACACTCCGGGCGCGACGGCGCGGGTCACCGTCCGGGCCCGCGACGCGGGGGCGCGCCTGTCGGTGACCGTCGAGCTCACCCTCGACCCGACCGGCCTGCTGCTGCTGCGGCACCGGCTCCGCAACGACGGGGACACCGCGTACGAGCTGCGCGAACTCACGCCGGTGCTGCCGGTGCCCGCGGTGGCCACCGAACTGCTCGACCTCACCGGCCGCTGGTGCCGGGAACGCGCCCCGCAGCGGCACCCGTGGCCCATGGGCACCTGGGTCCGCGAGGGCCGGCACGGGCGCACCGGGCACGACGCGACGCTGCTGCTGGTGGCCGGCACGGCCGGCTTCGGCTTCCGGCACGGCGAGGTCTGGGCCGTGCACACCGCCTGGAGCGGCGACCACGTGACCTTCGCGGAGCGACGGCCCAGCGGTGAGGCCGTCCTGGGTGGCGGTGAGCTGCTCACACCGGGCGAGATCCTGCTCGACCCGGGCGAGTCGTACGCCACTCCCCTGCTCTACGCGGTCTGGTCGGACACGGGGCTGGACGGGCTCAGCGATGTCCTGCACACGCACCTGCGGGCCCGGCCGTCGCACCCGCGCGGCCCCCGGCCGGTGACGCTGAACGTGTGGGAGGCCGTCTACTTCGACCACGACCTGGACCGGCTGCGGGCGCTGGCCGACCGCGCGGCCGAGGTGGGCGTGGAGCGCTACGTGCTCGACGACGGCTGGTTCCGGGGCCGCCGGCACGACCGCGCCGGGCTCGGCGACTGGTGGGTCGACGAGGACGTGTGGCCGGACGGGCTGCAACCGCTCATCGACCACGTCCGCGGGCACGGGATGCGGTTCGGGCTGTGGGTCGAGCCGGAGATGGTCAACCCCGACTCCGACCTGTTCCGGACCCACCCGGAGTGGGTGCTCCAGGTGCCCGGCCGGCTGCCACCGGCGTGGCGGCAGCAGCAGGTGCTCGACCTCGCCGAACCCGGCGCGTACGCCCACCTGCTCGCCCGGCTCGACGCCCTGCTGAGTGGGCACGACGGGATCAGCTACCTGAAGTGGGACCACAACCGGGACCTCACCGAGGCCGGTCACCACGGCCGGCCCGGCGTCCACGCGCAGACCGAGGCCGTCTACCGGCTCCTCGACGAGCTGCGCCGCCGCCATCCGGATGTCGAGATCGAGAGTTGCGCCTCGGGCGGCGGACGGGTGGACCTGGAGATACTGGCCCGCACCGACCGGGTGTGGGCCAGCGACTGCAACGACGCCCTGGAACGGCTGGCCATCCAGCGTTGGACCGGGCTGCTGCTCCCACCGGAGCTGGTCGGCACCCACATCGGCCCGGAGCGCTCGCACACCACGCACCGCGGGCACGACCTGGGCTTCCGGGCCATCACCGCGCTCTTCGGCCATCACGGCATCGAGTGGGACATCGCCTCGATCAGCGACCGGGAGCGGGCCGAGCTGACCGCGTGGGTGGCGCTGCACAAGCGGCTCCGCCCGCTGCTGCACTCCGGTCGTACGGTCCGCGTCGACCATTCCGACTCGGCCGTCTGGGCGCACGGCGTGGTCGCGTACGACGGCTCGGCGGCCGTCT
This genomic stretch from Micromonospora krabiensis harbors:
- a CDS encoding alpha-galactosidase translates to MTVLHLRRARTSLVLDARGPGLPRVVHWGGDVGDLDDDALLQLTEATVAPVVPSSFDGPSTLSLLPEAAAGWSGRPVLAGHRGRADWATAFRLDDLDVDDTPGATARVTVRARDAGARLSVTVELTLDPTGLLLLRHRLRNDGDTAYELRELTPVLPVPAVATELLDLTGRWCRERAPQRHPWPMGTWVREGRHGRTGHDATLLLVAGTAGFGFRHGEVWAVHTAWSGDHVTFAERRPSGEAVLGGGELLTPGEILLDPGESYATPLLYAVWSDTGLDGLSDVLHTHLRARPSHPRGPRPVTLNVWEAVYFDHDLDRLRALADRAAEVGVERYVLDDGWFRGRRHDRAGLGDWWVDEDVWPDGLQPLIDHVRGHGMRFGLWVEPEMVNPDSDLFRTHPEWVLQVPGRLPPAWRQQQVLDLAEPGAYAHLLARLDALLSGHDGISYLKWDHNRDLTEAGHHGRPGVHAQTEAVYRLLDELRRRHPDVEIESCASGGGRVDLEILARTDRVWASDCNDALERLAIQRWTGLLLPPELVGTHIGPERSHTTHRGHDLGFRAITALFGHHGIEWDIASISDRERAELTAWVALHKRLRPLLHSGRTVRVDHSDSAVWAHGVVAYDGSAAVYAVSRLATSVAQVPGPVRLPGLDPGRRYAVRPSAGVPGPATLDRSAPPWLAHGVTLTGAALATVGLQLPALHPEQALLLEVTAVG
- a CDS encoding carbohydrate ABC transporter permease yields the protein MSTATLTRPAATEEVPPRRRRLTPRRVVLHVFLTAVAVGWLFPIGWAVLTSLRSYEYTATNGYVSFGGWTLDNYVTAWRTAEFGQHFLNSVYITVPAVLLTLFLASCVAFVIARFSWKLNLVLLGLFTAANLLPQQALLIPLFRLFTEVPLPEFMSDSELLYDSYWGLILVNVAFQCGFCVFVLSNYMKALPRDLYEAAMVDGASVWRQYWQVTMPLCRPALAALATLEVTWIYNEFFWATVLMRTGDKFPVTSSLNNLRGEFFTDNNLVSAGSVLVAIPTLVIFFLLQRHFVRGLTLGASKG
- a CDS encoding carbohydrate ABC transporter permease, translated to MSDLPLIQADRAVPPPAATTTPGGRGRRLRHLSRTDRVVITLMVLVPLLLVTALVWLPALATVLLSTTDWDGIGPLSDIDFVGGRNYHDVVTIYPPFVPAVQHNLLWLAVLFLVATPFGMFLAVLLDKELRGSRFYQTALYLPVVLSLALIGFVWQLIYSRDQGLLNALLGGDTDWYGDPGVNIWAVMVASGWRHVGYIMLLYLAGLKGVDPSLREAAAVDGASEAKSFFRVVLPVMRPINIIVLVVTVIESLRAFDLVWVVNKGRNGLELLSALVTQNVVGEASRIGFGSALATIMLVVSLVFITIYLATVMREDR